From a single Raphanus sativus cultivar WK10039 chromosome 3, ASM80110v3, whole genome shotgun sequence genomic region:
- the LOC108846235 gene encoding uncharacterized protein LOC108846235 isoform X1 — MELELDDDVFFADISKQISLLIMDEDEQLKPVNLSSSFPSLSSQVGMYTGGYQTAPYMYHLEQSKGTGVFIPKCYQSRRRPRHPKQGRFSSFTAKQQHSFHQNKQQYQQNQDNLRSNLTSHTNNNNKSSKNTGNVHASIPRRTYRDAASIYT; from the exons ATGGAGTTAGAGCTTGATGATGATGTCTTCTTTGCAGACATAAGCAAACAGATCTCTCTTCTCATCATGGATGAAGATGAACAGTTAAAACCTGTTAATCTCTCTTCCTCCTTCCCCTCTCTCTCATCCCAGGTT GGTATGTACACAGGAGGCTACCAAACGGCTCCATATATGTACCATCTGGAACAGAGCAAAGGGACTGGTGTGTTCATCCCTAAATGTTATCAGTCCAGAAGAAGACCTCGTCATCCGAAACAAGGTAGGTTTAGTTCCTTCACCGCCAAGCAACAGCACTCTTTTCATCAAAACAAACAACAGTATCAGCAGAATCAGGACAACTTAAGAAGTAACCTGACCAGTCAcactaacaacaacaacaagagtaGCAAGAACACTGGTAATGTTCATGCTTCTATCCCAAGAAGAACCTACAGAGATGCAGCATCTATCTACACTTGA
- the LOC108846235 gene encoding uncharacterized protein LOC108846235 isoform X2, with the protein MELELDDDVFFADISKQISLLIMDEDEQLKPVNLSSSFPSLSSQGMYTGGYQTAPYMYHLEQSKGTGVFIPKCYQSRRRPRHPKQGRFSSFTAKQQHSFHQNKQQYQQNQDNLRSNLTSHTNNNNKSSKNTGNVHASIPRRTYRDAASIYT; encoded by the exons ATGGAGTTAGAGCTTGATGATGATGTCTTCTTTGCAGACATAAGCAAACAGATCTCTCTTCTCATCATGGATGAAGATGAACAGTTAAAACCTGTTAATCTCTCTTCCTCCTTCCCCTCTCTCTCATCCCAG GGTATGTACACAGGAGGCTACCAAACGGCTCCATATATGTACCATCTGGAACAGAGCAAAGGGACTGGTGTGTTCATCCCTAAATGTTATCAGTCCAGAAGAAGACCTCGTCATCCGAAACAAGGTAGGTTTAGTTCCTTCACCGCCAAGCAACAGCACTCTTTTCATCAAAACAAACAACAGTATCAGCAGAATCAGGACAACTTAAGAAGTAACCTGACCAGTCAcactaacaacaacaacaagagtaGCAAGAACACTGGTAATGTTCATGCTTCTATCCCAAGAAGAACCTACAGAGATGCAGCATCTATCTACACTTGA
- the LOC130509873 gene encoding uncharacterized protein LOC130509873, with product MSTRMRSSYLKPPLPKSPLRLRSRQVLSSSSSSILQTPPGLTKFQKRNVAADLEPNLPIEYSSISSEIHAMAKMVEKEFAQEEVKSRAASLEHMAANSEAAPVFERGRFYDEYSARRNERLRRKKGGEDSVVKGTPYNLGVEPVTTKRRGTVKKKTTTVFSMSETTAVAPRYSLRSMKKENKKPPPIPLNVDVSAMKSVTATTRRVRRI from the coding sequence ATGTCGACGAGAATGAGATCTTCTTACCTGAAACCACCTCTTCCCAAATCGCCCCTCCGTCTCCGATCACGCCAAGTCCTCTCCAGCTCCTCTTCATCGATTCTCCAAACACCACCAGGCCTCACGAAGTTCCAGAAACGGAACGTTGCAGCGGATCTGGAACCTAACCTCCCGATCGAGTACTCATCGATCTCGAGCGAGATACACGCGATGGCGAAGATGGTGGAGAAAGAGTTCGCTCAAGAAGAAGTGAAATCCAGAGCTGCGAGTCTGGAGCATATGGCTGCGAACTCGGAGGCGGCTCCTGTGTTCGAGAGAGGGAGGTTCTACGATGAGTACTCAGCCAGGAGGAACGAGAGGCTGAGGAGGAAGAAAGGAGGGGAAGATTCTGTGGTGAAAGGAACTCCTTACAATCTCGGAGTTGAGCCTGTGACGACTAAGAGAAGAGGAACCGTTAAGAAGAAGACCACGACTGTTTTCTCCATGTCCGAGACGACGGCGGTGGCGCCGAGGTATTCTCTGAGGAGTATGAAGAAGGAGAACAAGAAGCCGCCTCCGATTCCTTTGAATGTTGATGTTAGTGCGATGAAGAGTGTCACTGCTACTACCAGGAGGGTTAGGAGGATCTGA
- the LOC130509321 gene encoding uncharacterized protein LOC130509321, translated as MVSAETRTTADANMVFMMEAPPSGPRISFSADLSSSDSEGDYICINPKKLLPGKQEQDKSSPKAGDFKFLSNTQTMLTADELFSEGKFLPFRHVKHSEKLQSVTSKTKAIEEEKEEDRKVVREEENVNKSNRGGSWFLDDDPSPRPPKCTVLWKELLRLKKQRTNTKASSLSPSSSSSSTSSSSSSIGDAVKKDEREKEGKRGKKGLERTRSLTMRIRPMIHVPVCTSPSKPPLFPLRLHKNRVERRT; from the coding sequence ATGGTATCAGCGGAAACACGGACAACAGCGGATGCTAACATGGTTTTCATGATGGAGGCGCCACCTTCGGGACCTCGCATTTCCTTCTCCGCAGACTTGTCATCGTCAGACAGCGAGGGAGATTACATCTGCATCAACCCTAAGAAGCTCTTACCGGgaaaacaagaacaagacaagAGCTCACCGAAAGCCGGAGACTTCAAGTTTCTCTCGAACACCCAAACGATGCTCACCGCCGACGAGCTGTTCTCCGAAGGAAAGTTCCTTCCTTTCCGGCACGTCAAGCATTCAGAGAAGCTTCAAAGCGTTACCTCCAAAACAAAAGCCATcgaggaagaaaaagaagaagatcgtAAAGTAGTGAGAGAGGAGGAGAATGTAAATAAGAGCAACAGAGGAGGAAGCTGGTTTCTTGACGACGACCCTTCTCCTCGTCCACCAAAGTGCACTGTGCTGTGGAAAGAGCTTTTGCGGCTAAAGAAACAGAGGACCAACACGAAGGCGTCGTCTCTCTCTCCGTCGTCTTCTTCGAGCTCAACTTCGTCTTCTTCGAGCTCGATTGGGGATGCGGTGAAGAAggatgagagagagaaggaagggaagagAGGTAAGAAAGGGCTAGAGAGGACGAGATCTCTGACTATGAGGATAAGACCAATGATTCATGTTCCTGTCTGTACAAGTCCCTCTAAGCCTCCTCTGTTTCCTCTAAGGCTTCACAAAAACAGAGTTGAGAGACGAACTTGA